A segment of the Gossypium hirsutum isolate 1008001.06 chromosome D10, Gossypium_hirsutum_v2.1, whole genome shotgun sequence genome:
TGATAATCCAACAAGGCAAGCTACTCAACGGAACTTGATATCACCACCAGTACAATTACAAGCCAAAGAGTCTGATAGTTTGGTTTCATCATCTGCTGCTATGGGATCTTATTATCCTGCTAGTGGGTTCTTGTCATCTTTGGCTGCAATTCAACCAATGAACCAACCCCAATGTTTAAAGCAACCTCTAAATCAGGCTCTACGTATTGGTGGTGGTGACTTCGGCAGTAGTTCTTCAAATTTGGGTCTTCTGCAGGGATATGGTGTCCCATTTTTGGGGTCACAACACCATCAGCAGACCCAGTTCCAATGGCCCGCTGCAGGTAACTCTTATTATCAGCAGAATTGgcatcaaaatttcatcaatgaaGCGGTCACAAGCACCGTTAAAGTCACTAACACCAGTAACAGCAAAACTGCTTCTTCTTTGAGCCCAAATCAATGGCCTGATCTTCCAGCTTATGGTGCTCCATAGGTAAACAGCTTAATGTTGACGTCTATAAACTGAAGACCATTAAACCACACTTATATTGAATCATTTTGTTTGTCTGTTTAACTGCTATTGTTGTCTCTGGTTTCAATCTGGTTTTAACTTAGGTAATGTTGGGTGTTGCTGTAACTGAAAGAAGAGCTTTGTTTTTAATGCTGTCTAGAATATAGATATAGATTTGAGCTGGATTTGGTTTTGGTATTGATTTTgaacattttaatattataaagtgGGATGTTTTATGTTTGAGCATTTGTTTTGATAGTTTTACTTGTGCTTTATTGCATAAAAAGATCCTGACATTATTTTGTAGTTAAGTTAGGGTTTACGAAATGTCTCTCGAGTTAAATGGTAAGAAATTCAAtgttttttaagtaaaatttcgGGTTCGAATTTTGTTGAGGAAATAGTATTAGGAGAACTTACTTTGTTTCTCTTTAGATATTAAATATATAGTTTAAGTTAGAACAAGAAATCTTCATTACCCACAACATGATTTTTTGATACAATTTTCATTATTACTCAAACTTTTAAATCGAAATATAGTACACATTTAAGTACgtttgaatttataatttttttacgatCTAAATTATTTGAATGATTTTATTTCATCATCTGAAAGAGATATTCGGGGGCTCATAACCTAATCAATCATATTCAATATGGTGGGGAGGTATAGCAGCAACATCTAAACACACTAATTGAAGCGATTAAAACATGTCCAAATTTAGAAGTTGGGACACCATATGGGTttgaattgaaaaaagaaaaagtgggTCGAATTGGGTATgaaaattttttagttaaattggtGAATCTAATTTTATGAACCGAGGGTAAGGGATATTGGAGCATGGACCCTAACACTAACTTAGACAAGTTATTTGATAAGTTTGGCAAATTAAATTAATGCACCATATTTGCACCACGAAGTTGCAAATATGAGCCAATTCTTTGGATAGGTCCCTCCTTATCTATTTCTATTCCTAGCAAAATGTtttgatgagaaaaaaaaaagggctaGATTGAAATACAAAATGAAATTTCGTAAATCCTTTGCAAGATTGTTATTTAGGGCTTTAGGGCTTGCTTGGAAATGAAGAGTTACCAACCaaaatatgcaatttttttctaCGTGTTTCAAAAGATATATTTTCTGGTTTCAAACCCTCTAGTATATTAAGAAATTCGATTAAATTTTGAGTCGAATCAAGTTTCTCCAGTACGAGTTTCTCCGCCCACAACTTGAATCAACTGATGTTGataatgatatatgtatgtatgtatgtatgagaAGAAATGGGAATTAATCCACGGTGAGGGTTGAGAgataatatttgataaattaaatttttactacTTGGTGGAATTTAGAACTTTTTGATTAAGACTGATTTTGAGGGgttatttatttcctttaataataataaaatttgtgaaGTCTCAATGTCAATGTCAATGCCAAAATTAGCGTAATGGAGTGAGATCCTTTGTCTAATTGTCTTCTGCTAATTATGTCATAGATAGTGAAGGGTGTGATTGCAACACTaaaggaaaattaattaatttgttgcAAACTATTGAGCCACGGAAAAGATGATTGAAGCAAAAGCTAGCTTTGCTTTTGTCCTTTTTCTTCAGCCAAATTGCTCAATGGTCAAAAAGATGAAGATCTTGTTGTTTTAATGTGATATTGCagaaatgtatgtatgtatgtatcgACATAATGGAGTTAGGATTGGCCAAAAAAACATGTAAGCAACTGAGATCGAGAGTAGAAGGTATATTCAGGACTGGGCCTCAAGTACTTAGCTAGCACACAGATTTATACTTCAATTAAATGAAAACCTAAAGAGAGTTCGAGAGATAAATATAGAGGTGTTTATGTGTCTGGCTGGGcttaagtattatattaataaattttatatttgtctAAGTCCAGCCCGTCTCGGAATCTAgacttaaaattttgtctaaacttatctatatttataaaatattaattcaagCTCATTTTAAGCCCACccatattatatttaattttttttaaaaaaatatttatattgttttattttaatattgaataattttatacatattgaaaatttttatagtcattttaacatttttttaatgtttacataatAGTAGtcttatatatttagtatatgtgttctaaattatatagtataaagtattataaatttaaaatgggCCAATTTTGGGCATTGAATGTTCAACACTGAGcctgacccatattttaaatgggcttatttttttgcccaaactcatttttcgggcctaatatttttgtccaaatcctTACGAATTTCGGGCAGGCCTTCGAATCTAGGTGGGTAGCTCGACCCATAAACAGGTCTAGATGAAACCAAAATTATACACAAATTTTGTATCATTATATatcaactttaatttggtgcattTATATACATCAAACttcaattttgatttatttttcacatttcaCTAATCCCGTTCTGTATGTGACACAATTTTCCATTAAGTTATTGTAAATTGTTGTCATGATAGTTTATtaggttaaaaaaataaacaaataaatttaaattattttcacctaaattaaaaaataaatacattgaaaaagcgcttttttattttcctcataaattttcttttattaatttaggtagaaataatttaaatttattcgtTGATTTTTTAACCTAAGAAAATATCATGTCACTAATTTACACATGATTTAATGGGAAATTGTGCCATATAGTGAACAGGATTCAATGAAATGTGAATGTcgaactaaaattaaaatttgatatataaaaatgcaccaaattaaagttggATATTTGTGAGTTTTTTAGTGTAGTGTAGTACTTGTATttaacaaaagttatatattttggtatccAAAAGTAACAGGGTtaactttttaatgtttaattcgaattttagagttgatttgattaaagctAATTGCTAACATTATTAGGTTTAAATTTTCATgatctttttaataaaataaacagaTAATTATTTCGTACACGAGCGGTGGAAAGTTTTTATTCCACAAGTAAGGTTTAGATTTTGCCacatgttcttttatttttttaaatacaacttAATAACACATGACAAAATCTCAACCTCACTTGTGGAGTCAAAATTTTCCACCGCCAATGTACcggataattatttaaaataaatttagttttaattttatgtttaattcaTTAAATGCAATCAATggttatacttttttttatgttttaagattgatttgatgaaaaataacCGCTAACATTATTAgttattataaaatttcatcaaatcacGTCCTAAACAAATTCCAACGCTCCTAAAACTTATATTTGTCTTGTAAAAACTTCGTATTCCAAACTCGACCAACTCCTCTCATTTAATTTCCTCCAAACTCGACTCCTAACTAGAGTTATTTGAACCAAGTCAACAGGGAAAAGTTTAGATTAATTAAGTAACGAATACATACGATCAATTGAATCGAATTAAatccttttaataatttattaatcgaatcattcaaattaatcagACCAACAAACCGATAGCTTAACTACACCATATATTAGTCGTCCTGTATTTCCACCTCGTGTTTCTAAGTAATCAATTACAAGCCCATAAGGAACCAAAGAAAACACGAAATTAATGCAGACAAGAACTCAACCACAAACAAGCAGCTGCCTTCTTTTAATGAATAATAagatcagtttttttttttttttggttttgtcatGTCAGTTTGATGTTTCTGAAAATATAAGAAATttcaatttaagaaaaaaattaaaaaataaataaataattattttttgtaaattataaaaaatgagtaaattagcgCAACACAAATCCAAATTATACTTGagataataaataatttgatcatCAGACCAACACgagtttatataaataaataaataattttaagctGAATATAAGAGTAGCAGAAGATGTAATATATAAAATTGGTCCCCCCCGGAGACAATGAAGGGACACCCACTTAGAGTTCACGTATGCTACAAGTTATGAAATGAAAGCAATGGGACAAATAGTGGGGAAGCTCAGTCGACCAGCAATGGCAGCAAATAGCACCACCACCTATTTAGTGCTATATTTAGTAGATAAAAGAGTGATTACATTTCTTAGGCTTAATTCAATGTTACACGACAGACCGCCCTATTTTGTACACTACAGCAATTTGGATAGGCCTACCTTAAGGGGTTGTGGttaattccaaaatttttatttcttcatttattttttgaGAATAAATTTTATCGCGTAAAATTACGTATTTTAAACATAAcgtataataaataatgaaacacatgatttaattaataataatgcatgcgatatgtacgatattaaaataaattaaattaaattaaattaagtaaaacaaaatttaaacatgtaaatgcatcaaattaataatattaaatgcaTTACAATTATTTATCACGATGTTGTTATCAACCTTAAGTTGATGTCGAGTTAACTTgtgataccaactcaatcaataacattatcgATATATATGCACAATTCACGAAAGTTAtaaaagtgtgcataataaaataaaaatgtataaaacatTAAAGCTTTGGTTGAGTGGTAAAGTTAAAGTTTTATCAACTCGATGCAAATGTCATGAGTTTTAATCCAACCATATGCAAATTATTTATTGGTTtctttaaaaatatgttaaagtaCCCTAGAATATAAGTTATTTTAAATACGGAATGACATTTTCGTAATTTTTCTAACCAAGCTGGTGCTCGGTAGACCTAATCATGCGTCGGGTCAAGTCGAGTAAAATTTTAAGCCCTTTTTTAAGCCTAGGCCCCGCCCGgtaaaatgggcctaaaattttgcttaAGC
Coding sequences within it:
- the LOC107924933 gene encoding dof zinc finger protein DOF1.6, which translates into the protein MKQNQQQGRRLKPLMAAEHHHHHHHHHQQQQHTPQKCPRCESRNTKFCYYNNYSLSQPRYFCKACRRYWTQGGTLRNVPVGGGCRKGKRPKLSSSGDDNPTRQATQRNLISPPVQLQAKESDSLVSSSAAMGSYYPASGFLSSLAAIQPMNQPQCLKQPLNQALRIGGGDFGSSSSNLGLLQGYGVPFLGSQHHQQTQFQWPAAGNSYYQQNWHQNFINEAVTSTVKVTNTSNSKTASSLSPNQWPDLPAYGAP